The Streptococcus oralis region TTTCCACCTTGCAAAAAACCATTCAAGAACAAAAAGGAGAAAGAAAAATGACCATTGAGGAAAAATTTACTGGATTTAGCTATCAAGACAATCAAAAATACCACCAAGAAGCGGTAGAGAAGTATGGACAGGAAGTCATGGGCCAAGCGCTTGAACGCCAAAAAGGTCGCGAAGAAGAGGCCACAGCCGCCTTTAACCAAGTTTTTCAAGCCTTGGCACAAAACCTTCAAGCTGGTCTGCCTGCAACAGCAGCCGAAAACCAAGAGCAAGCAGCTAAACTCTTGCAAGCTATTCGTACTTATGGATTTGACTGCTCTATTGAGGTATTCGGTCATATCGGTAAAGGCTACGTCTACAACCCAGAGTTTAAGGAAAACATTGACAAATTTGGACCTGGTACAGCCCAGTACACATCAGATGTCATTGCTACTTACGTTCAGACAAATGCAGAATAAATAGGCTAGGAATTTCCTAGCCTATTTTTTACTTTAAGTCATAAAGCCAGTCGTCACCATCTTTGTAGTAAAAGAATTCACTGAGATCATCTTCCAAAAAAACACGAAGCATATCAGACATATCATCAGTAGCAAGTTTTAGATGAGACAGATTGTCAAAATCCTCCCACCAAACCTTTCCTTCGTCTGAAGACTGGAGTTCACCAGTAAAGTGTTCTGTCTTGTAAAAAAGGACTACATAACGATAATCCTTGTCATCGTACCAGTTTTTGATACCACAGAGTTGGGGTTTGGAAATGGTCAGACCAGTTTCTTCTTTCACTTCACGAATGACAGCATCGACAAAGGATTCGCCACGTTCAACATGACCACCAGGAAAAGTAATGCCAGGCCAGTCAGGGCTAACTCTGTCTTGGACCAGAACCTTGTCCCCGTTTTTAATCATGCACATGTTGACAAATTCAACTGATTCTCTTCTGTTCATTTTTCACAACCTTTGATTTTAATCATAATGCAGGCTTCCTGCCACCCAGCCAGTACAGAGTGCAGAAGTGATATTAAAGCCACCCGTGTGGGCATTGATATCCATGACTTCGCCGGCAAAGTGGAGGCCAGGAACGAGCTTACTTTCCAGAGTTTTAGGATTGATTTCCTTAAGACTGACACCGCCTTTGGTGACAAAGGACTTGGCTAGAGACATTTTGCCAGTCACAGGGATTTTGAGGGTCTTGATGGACTGGAGAAGTTGTTCACGTTCCTTTTCAGTCAGTTGTTTGACTTTTTCAGGATAGACTTGCACAAGAAATTCTGCCAAGCGTTCTGGAAGCAAAGTTTTTAAAGCATTTTTCAAGGATTTTTCCCGATTTTCCTCTAGAAATGCTACCAAGTCGCTCTCAGAAAGTTGAGGTAAGACATCCAAAGAAAGGACTTCACCTCCCTTGACAAAGCTAGACATGCGTAGGGCAGCAGGTCCTGACAAACCAAAGTGGGTAAAAAGCAAATCATGAGTGATAACATGTTTGCCATAGCTTAAGGTCACATCGTCTAGTGAAATCCCCTGAAGCGCTTTGTGTGGAAAATCAGTAAACAATGGGCTTTCAGCAGCTTCAAGCACAGTAATGGTATGTTTGAAATGGCGGGCAATCTCGTGACCGAAACCAGTCGAACCAGTGGAAGGATAGGATTTACCACCTGTTGTGACAATGAGTTTATCACAAGTGAAGCTTTGGTCTACAGACTTGAGGATAAACTGGTTATCTACCTTCTTAACCGAAACAATCTCCGTTTGAGTAGCCACTTGACCACCTAGTTCAGTGATTTTCTTTTCCAAGGCCTCGATAATAGTCCGAGACTTGTCACTAGCAGGAAAGACGCGTCCATGGTCTTCGACCTTGAGTTTAACACCATTTTCCGTAAAAAAGTTGATGATATCATGGTTATCAAACTGGGAGAAGACACTGTAAAGAAAACGCCCATTTCCCGGGATGCCAGCCATTAGGTCATCTAAAGTTCCATTGTTGGTTACATTACAACGACCACCGCCTGTTCCAGCTAATTTTTTGCCAAGTTTGCGATTTTTTTCGATGAGAAGAGTTTTCTGATCATAAAAGCTACTGGAAATTGTAGCCATCATGCCAGCAGGTCCACCACCGATGACAATAGTATCAAAATGTTTCATAGCTCTATTGTACCACAAAAAACAAGAGATGCTTGGCATCTCTTGTTGCTCATAATCTTAGTTAATTTCATATCCCATCAACAAACCGCCATCTTCTGCATAGAAACTGCAGAGACCAGACGTAGGGATGATTTTGATATCCGCTTGTGGGAAGGTTTCCAGCAAGCGTTCTGACAATTGCTGACAGAATTTTTCATTGCTGCAATGAGCCATGACGATACGGCCACCAGCGTAGCCAGCCTTGATGAGTTCTTCATAGGCTGCTTGAAGGGATTTTTTTGGTCCACGCGCTTTTTGTAGCAGTTCTAAGGTTCCAGTTTCACTTGCTTCCCCAACCATACGGATGTTGAGAAGGCCAACAACTGTACCGATCAGCTTACTCAAACGGCCATTCTTGACCAAGTTATCAACTTTAGCAAGAACAAAGAGCAATTTCGTTTTTTCTTGGTAGGCTGTAATAGCTTCAACAATTTCTTCAAAAGAAAGTCCTTGATCAATCAAGTCATTGATTTTTTCGACAATCAAGTCAACTTCACCACCTGCAGACAATGTATCGATCACATGAATCTGAGTGTCAGGGTGTTCTTCCAGATAGATATTCTTAGCGAGCTGTGCACTATTATGGCTACCTGAAAGAGTACCAGTAATGGTAACGACAAAGATATGCTTAGCACCTTCAAATGCACGCAAGTAATCATCAGGGCTAGGACAAGCTGATTTTGAAGCCTCAGAAGTCGCATACATGGTTTCCATCATGTGGTCAATGTCGAGATTGGCATCATCGATAAAGACCTGATCAGCTACTTGAATGGTTAAAGGAACACTCACAA contains the following coding sequences:
- a CDS encoding MerR family transcriptional regulator; this encodes MYHIKEAAQLSGVSVKTLHHYDKIGLLVPLKSENGYRTYSQEDLERLQVILYYKYLGFSLEKIAELLKEERTDLLPHLTRQLDYLTRERKHLDTLISTLQKTIQEQKGERKMTIEEKFTGFSYQDNQKYHQEAVEKYGQEVMGQALERQKGREEEATAAFNQVFQALAQNLQAGLPATAAENQEQAAKLLQAIRTYGFDCSIEVFGHIGKGYVYNPEFKENIDKFGPGTAQYTSDVIATYVQTNAE
- a CDS encoding DegV family protein; the protein is MTWKIVADSGCDYRQLPTLAIDTEFVSVPLTIQVADQVFIDDANLDIDHMMETMYATSEASKSACPSPDDYLRAFEGAKHIFVVTITGTLSGSHNSAQLAKNIYLEEHPDTQIHVIDTLSAGGEVDLIVEKINDLIDQGLSFEEIVEAITAYQEKTKLLFVLAKVDNLVKNGRLSKLIGTVVGLLNIRMVGEASETGTLELLQKARGPKKSLQAAYEELIKAGYAGGRIVMAHCSNEKFCQQLSERLLETFPQADIKIIPTSGLCSFYAEDGGLLMGYEIN
- a CDS encoding 8-oxo-dGTP diphosphatase, which encodes MNRRESVEFVNMCMIKNGDKVLVQDRVSPDWPGITFPGGHVERGESFVDAVIREVKEETGLTISKPQLCGIKNWYDDKDYRYVVLFYKTEHFTGELQSSDEGKVWWEDFDNLSHLKLATDDMSDMLRVFLEDDLSEFFYYKDGDDWLYDLK
- a CDS encoding NAD(P)/FAD-dependent oxidoreductase, encoding MKHFDTIVIGGGPAGMMATISSSFYDQKTLLIEKNRKLGKKLAGTGGGRCNVTNNGTLDDLMAGIPGNGRFLYSVFSQFDNHDIINFFTENGVKLKVEDHGRVFPASDKSRTIIEALEKKITELGGQVATQTEIVSVKKVDNQFILKSVDQSFTCDKLIVTTGGKSYPSTGSTGFGHEIARHFKHTITVLEAAESPLFTDFPHKALQGISLDDVTLSYGKHVITHDLLFTHFGLSGPAALRMSSFVKGGEVLSLDVLPQLSESDLVAFLEENREKSLKNALKTLLPERLAEFLVQVYPEKVKQLTEKEREQLLQSIKTLKIPVTGKMSLAKSFVTKGGVSLKEINPKTLESKLVPGLHFAGEVMDINAHTGGFNITSALCTGWVAGSLHYD